The DNA window GCCGTTCGGACGCTGAATCAGGCCGTGGACACGTGCGGCCTTGAAAAGAGCCTCCTGCACCTCGTCAAGCTCAGGGCGTCGCAGATCAACGGCTGCTCCTATTGCGTGGACATGCACAGCCGCGAGGCGCGCGAGGACGGCGACAGCGAACAGCGCGTGCTTCTCGTGGCGGCCTGGCGGGAATCGCCGCTCTATTCCGAGCGCGAGCGTGCCGCCTTCGCCTGGACGGAGAAGCTGACGCGGCTTTCGCAAACCGCCATGGTCGAGGACGAGGAATTCGAGGAGGCGCGCAAGCATTTCTCCGAGGACGAGCTGGTGAAGCTCTCCGTCGCCATCGGCATGATCAATGTGTGGAACCGCCTCTGCGTGCCCTTCCGCAGCATCCATCCGGTGAAGACGGAGAGCCGGGCCGCTGCCGAGTGATCCCGCGTCGGAGCGCCGCCTGGGCGGCGCTCCGCTACCCACCTTGACGCCGGGCGCAGCTGCGCAGGCGGTCCGAAAGGAAACTCCATGCCTGGCGACAGCCTTCCCTGGGTCGTGATCCTTGCCCGCATCCTTCTCGGCGGCGCCTTCGCCTTCGCGGGGCTCCGCAACCTCACAAACCTCCCCGTGCTGACCTCCATCCTGGCCGGCCGCGGCGTACCGCTGCCGCGCGTGGCGCTTCTTGCCGGGATTGCCGTTCAGATCGTCTGCGGCTTGCTGGTCATCACCGGGGTTTGGACCGTCGCCGCGGCGGCGGGGCTCATCCTTTTCCTCGTCCTCGCCACCTATCTTTTCAACAATTTCTGGGATCATCAGGGGATCGAGCGCGGCAACCGCATCAACGGCGTGGTCAGCAACGTGGCGCTGGTCGGCGCGTTTCTGCTGGTGATGGCATTATAGCCACGGCAGAGGTGTTGCCGGTGATGAATTCATACCCATTTGGTATATTTATAGCATGGAGTTCGAATATGATCCGGAGAAGAGCGCTCGAAACCGCGCCAAACACGGCATTGATTTCGAGGAGGCACAGGCCCTTTGGCTGGACGAGTGGCTGCTCGAAGTCTCGGCGCGAACGGTCGATGAGCCGCGGTATCTCGCGATCGGCACGTTGGGCGGGAAGCATTGGACAGCGGTCTTCACGCGCAGAAACGGCCGGATAAGGCTTATGTCGGTTCGCTGCTCTCGGGAACAGGAAGTCCGCCACTACGAGGACGTGATATGAAAGTTAAAGCCGCAGAGTTCGATGAGGCCTTCGACGCAGGAGAGGATGTCTCCGATCTGGTTGATTGGGGCGCTTCTCGACGGCCCAATCTGGAAACCAGAAGGGTGAACGTCGACTTTCCAGCCTGGGTCGTGGAAGGACTTGACCAGCAGGCGAAGAAGCTGGGCGTCAGCCGCCAAGCTCTTATCAAATTATGGATTGCTGAGCGTCTGGGATAGGGGCGTTATGACTTCCTCCGCCCGACGAAGGAAATCCCGCCCGCGAGATCGTTCGCCGTCCTGAGCGCGGCTCCCGTCGCCACCACCATCTGCGGCAGGAGCATCCATTCGAGCGTCCAGGCGGCACCAGAGCGCTCGTTTTCATGCACCAGCGCGTGGTGCATGCCCGAAAGCAGCGTCGCGTTGAAGCGGGCGAGCGTGACGAGGGTCTCCGCCTTCACCGGGTTATGCTTGTGCGGCATGGCGGAGGATCCGCCGCCTGTAGAGAGCTTCACTTCGCCCATCTCGCTCTGCGCCATCAGGGCGACATCCTGACCCATCTTGCCCAGGCTTCCCGTGACAAGTGACAGGAAGGCCGCGAGGTCGGCGATGCCGTCGCGCTCGGAATGGCGGGCATGGGCGACGACGTTGAGGCCCAGCTTCCTGGCGAGCCGCGCGGCGACGGCCGCGCCTTTGCCGCCGAGTTTCTCAAGCGTACCCGCAGCACCGCCGAAGGTAAGGGTGGCCACCGACTTGCGCACCGTTTCAAGCCGCGCGCGGTGCCGCATCAGCGGCTCGCGCCAGGAGGCGATCTTGCGCGCGGCAGTGATGGGGATCGCCGCCTGCATGCGCGTATGCGCCATCACCTCGATGCCGCCGTCGCGCTTCTCCAGCGCATCGAGGGTCTCGACCACCGTATCGAGCCGTGCGGCGAGAAGAGAGGCCGCTTCGGAAAGACGGATCGCGAGTGCGGTGTCGATCACATCCTGGCTGGTCCCGCCGAAATGGAGATGGACGCGGTGCTCGTCCGCGAGCGTCTCGCGGACCTGTCGGAGAAGGGCGGGGACGACCACCCCATCCTGCGCGACACCCTGGTTCAGCGCGCCGATATCCGGCTTGAAACGCTTGAGGGCGGCGGAAATCGCCTCCGCCGCTTCCGCCGGAATGAGGTCCTCCTCGGCTTCGGCCTCGGCGAGTGCCGCCTCGAAGCGGAGAATGGCCGCAAGCTCCGCGGCCACGGAAAAGAGCGTAGCGAAATCCTCGTCGCCGACGAGTGCTGAAAGGATCGGGTGGTCGAAGGCGCTGACGCTCATTCCGCCTCACACGTCGAAGAACACGGTTTCCTTCTCGCCCTGGAGATGGATATCGAAACTGTAGGTGTCGCCGTCCCGCTGCGCAATCAAGGTCGGCACCCGGTTCTGGTGCTCCAGGCGCGTGAGGATGGGATCCTCGGCATTCGCCTCCTGCTCGTCACCGAAATACATGCGCGTCTGCAGGCCGAGATTGATGCCGCGCGCGGCGATCCAGAGCGAGACGTGCGGCGCCTGCGGCCTTCCATCGAGGAAGGGCACGCGGCCGGGCTTGACCGTCGCGAAGGTGAAGACACCATCGCCGTCGGCGGCCTGACGGCCCCAGCCGGTGAAGTTGGGATCGGCCTTGCCGCGCGGCTCGGACGGCGAGTTGTAGAGCCCGTCGGCGTCCGCCTGCCAGATCTCGATCAGCGCGTCCCTGATCACCGAGCCCGTGCCGTCGAAGATGCGCATCTTCAGCGTGATCCGCTCGCCCCTGGTCTTCTCGTTGACCATGGCGATGCCGAGATCCTCCGGGTACACGCCATTGATTTCGCAGACATTCGGCGTGAGCCCGATATGGACGTAAGGGCCTGCGGTCTGGGAGGCGGTTTCCTTAAGCCGCGTCAGCGTCTGCGCCATCATCAATTCCCCTCCAGTCTGTTCTCGAACAGCGTCGAGCGGCGCCCGCGCAGCACGATGTCGAACTTATAGGCCCGCGCATCCATCGGCACGGTCGATTCCATGTCGAGCGCGGCGATCAGCCCCTCGATCGCGCGCTTGTCGGGAATGGTGCGCACGATCGGGCACTGCCAGATCATCGGGTCGCCCTCGAAATACATCTGCGTGATCAACCGCTGCACGAAGCCGTGCCCGAAGATGGCGAAATGGATGTGGGCCGGGCGCCAATCATTGATGCCGTTGGGCCAGGGGTAGGCGCCCGGCTGGACGGTGCGGAAGTGATAGTTGCCGTCCTCGTCGGTGATCGTGCGCCCGCAGCCGCCGAAATTGGGATCGAGTGGCGCGAGATAGCCATCCTTCTTGTGCCGGTAACGCCCGCCGGCATTGGCTTGCCAGAACTCCACCAGCACGTTCGGCACGGGCCGCGCGCTCTCGTCCAGCACCCGGCCATAGACGATGATGCGCGGGCCGATGGCACTCTCGCCTGATTTGGCGTAGTTCAGCGTCAGGTCGTTGTCGAGCGGGCCCAGCATGCTGCGGCCGAAGACCGGGCCGGTGATCTCGGAAAGCGTGTTGCCGAAGGAGACGGGCGCGCGCTGCGGCGAGCGCACCACCGTGCTCTTGTAGCCCGGCGCGAAGGCCGGCGGATGCCAGGTCCGGTCGCGCTGGAAGAAGCCGCCCGTCTCAGGCTTCGTATTCTTCATGTCTTCTCTCCCGATTCCATCTCGGCAAGCGTCTGCTTGATGATCTTGATCGCGTGGTTGGCGGCGGGAACGCCGGCATAAACAGCCACATGCAGCATGGCCTCGCGAAGGTCTTCCGCCGTGGCGCCCGTGTTCGCGGTGGCGCGCACATGCATGGCAAGCTCCTCATGCTGGCCAAGAGCTGCGAGCAGCGCAATGGTCACCATCGAGCGCTCGCGCTTGGTCCAGTCCGGGCGCGACCACACATGCCCCCAGGCGGCTTCGGTGATCAGCTCCTGAAACGGGACATCGAACTCCGTTTTGTTGGCCTCGGCCCGATCCACCCAGGCATCGCCCAGCACGGAGCGGCGCGTCGCCATGCCTTCCTTGAACCGCTTCGACTTTTCGTCAGCGCTCATATTTCCTCCCGCATCTGCCCGTCAAAAAACCATGGCGGGGACAGCATGTATCCTTGCGGCGGACATTGGAACTCCCGATGTCGAGCGGCAATGGACTTTTGCGGCGTATTATTGCACTTTCCGATCATGGCGTGAGGATACCATGTGCGCGAAGAAAGTTCCCAACTACCGGCTTTATCGAGAAAAAACAGGAGAATCGGAAGGTTTCTGGCTACATAGTGAAACCTTGCCGCTGCGCAGCCGGCTGCACAATTGGGAGATTTCGCTGCACCGGCACGAGGCGCTCTTCCAGATCTTCATCCTGGAGGCCGGCGAGGGTGAGCTTCTCGGGGAGGACGAGCCGCATCCCTTTGCTGCCCCCGCTGCCATCTACATTGCGCCGGGTGCGGCGCACGGCTTCCGCTACTATGCACGCAATGCCGACGGGCTGGTGATCACGACTCTGGCGGACCGCCTGTCGCCGATCCGCGCCGTGGATCCCGCCATCGCAGCTTATCTGGCCAGGACGCAGATCACGGCGCTCGCCGGAACGGGGGCCGACGGCGCGCTGGTCGCGCCCCTGGCGGCCCGCATCCATGACGAGCTTCACCGTGCCGGGCCGGGGGGCGATGTCCTGCTCGACGCCATGGTTACGGAACTGGTGCTGCGGCTTGCGCGGGCGGGCGCTCGTGCCGAGGAAGCGGAGACCCCGGCCGCCCTCCGGAACCGCGACCGCCAGCGTATGCACGCGCTCTCGACACTACTCGCCGCCCACTGCCGGGAGCACCGGCCGGTCGGCTTCTATGCCGAAAAGCTCGGTGTCTCGCCCGCCCATCTCAACCGCATCGCGCGGCGCGAGGCGAGCGCCAGCGTGCAGGAACTTGCCGCCCGTCATCTCCTGAAGGCCGCGCGACGCGAACTCGTCTTCACCCCCACACCGATCCAGGCGATCGCCTATTCGCTGGGTTTCCAGGATCCCGCCTACTTCAACCGCTTCTTCAAGCGCCAGACCGGGATCACGCCGGGCGCCTTCCGCGAGATGGAGCAGAGGAAGCTGGCGGCTTAGGGAAGCGCTCTTGTCGTTTCAGGAGATTTATGTATATACAATAATGAAGATAGCCTTTGATCCTGCAAAGCGTGTGCGAACCTTGGAAGAGCGGGGCTTGGACTTCGCTGATGCGGTGGAGGTTTTTTCCGGTCGCGGCGCTACATCTCGGCCGGCTATCTTCGCGGCCGCATGGTGGTGCTCGTATGGACGCCCCGCGGAGACGCGCGGCACATCATCTCGATGAGGTTTTGTCATGCCAAAGAAGAAGCACGCTGGCTCAAACGACTGGGTTGACCTCGACGACGCTCCGGAACTGACGGACGATTATTTCGAGCGGGCGGACGTCTATGAGGGCGAAAGGCTGGTACGCCGAGGCCGTCCGCCATCCGAGAACCCGAAAAAGGCGATCTCGCTGCGGGTAGATGCCGAAGTTCTCGAACGCTTCAAGGCGACAGGCCCTGGTTGGCAGCGCCGCATGAATGCGGCGCTGCGAAAGGCAGTAGGGCTGTAGGCAACTTGGGGGCGGGATGCCCGCCCCCCGCAACAGCCGCGCCTAGAGCTTGTCCGTGATCTCGTGCGTGTAGGCGCCCTCCGGCTCCTTGGTGATCACGGGGTCGGAGCCCCCCTGCAGGAGCGATTCCACCGTCTGCTGGTAGGCCGCCTCGTCGAGCCTGGGGCTGTCGCCAAGAAGCTTGGCGATCTCGCCCATCATGCGCTTCTGGTGCTCTTCCGTCTGGGCGCCGGTCGCGTCGTTGTCGAGCACGATCATCGCCGCCTCGTCCGGGTTCTCCTTCGCCCACTGCCAGCCCTTCATGGAAGCGCGCACGAAACGGGTCATCTTGTCGACAAAGGCGGGGTCCTGGAGCTTGTCCTCCAGCACATAAAGCCCGTCCTCCAGCGTCGCCACGCCCTCGTCCGTGTAGTTGAAGACCACGAGGTCCTCAGGTGTCAGTCCGGCATCGATGATCTGCCAGTATTCGTTGTAGGTCATGGCCGTGATGCAGTCGGCCTGCTTCTGCAGGAGCGGATCGACATTGAAGCCGATCTTCTGGATCGTCACGCCCTCGGGCGAACCGTCGCGGGGGATGCCGAGCTTCGCGAGCCAGCTGTAGAGCGGATACTCGTTGCCGAAGAACCAGGTGCCGAGCGTTTTTCCCTTGAAATCCTCCGGCTTCTCGATGCCGGTTTCCTTGCGGCAGACCATGTTGAGGCCGGAGCGGGCGAAGGGCTGGGCGATGTTGACCACCGGCACGCCCTTTTCGCGGGCGGCGAGCGCGGAGGGCATCCAGTCCACCATCACGTCTGCGCCGCCGCCGGCCAGCACCTGCACGGGCGCGATGTCCGGTCCGCCGGGCTTGATCTCGACGTTCAGGTCCTCTTCCTCGTAGAAGCCCTGGTCCTTGGCCACGTAGTAGCCAGCGAACTGGGCCTGCGTCACCCATTTGAGCTGCAGGGCAACGTCGTCGGCCGCCAGTGCGGAGAAAGCCGTAAGCGACAGCGCGCCCGCTAGCATGGTCGTCATCAGTCTTTTCATTTTCGTTCCCTCTGAGGTTGGTTTCTTGTTGCTCGTGTTCATCCACCGCGGACGGACGGGTGCCAGAAGGTGACGGCCCGTTCGATCAGGGCCACGACACCGTAGAAGAGCGAACCCGCGAGTGCCGCGACCGCGATTTCCGCCCACACCATGTCGATGTTCATGCGTCCGACCTCGGTGGAAATGCGAAAGCCCATGCCGACGATGGGTGTGCCGAAGAACTCCGCCACGATAGCGCCGATCAGCGCCAGGGTGGAGTTGATTTTCAGCGCGTTGAAGATGAAGGGCGCAGCCGCGGGCAGGCGCAGCTTGAAGAGCGTCTGCCAATAGGAGGCGGCATAGGTGCGCATCAGGTCCCGGTCGATCGCGCTCGAAGCATTGAGCCCCTCGACCGTGTTCACCAGCATGGGGAAGAAGGTCATCACCACCACGACGGCGGCCTTCGAGGGCCAGTCGAAGCCGAACCACATGACCATGATGGGCGCGATGCCCACGATCGGCAGCGCCGAGACGAAATTGCCGAGCGGCAAGAGCCCGCGTTTCAGGAAGGGCGAGCGGTCGATGAGGATCGCCGCCACGAACCCCGAGCCGCAGCCGAGCGCGTAGCCGATGAGCACCGCCTTCAGGAATGTCTGGCGGAAATCGGCCCAGAGCGTGGGAAGGGATCCGACAATGCGTGCCCAGATCATGGAGGGCGGCGGGAGCAGCACCGTGGGCACATCGAGTCCGCGCACCAGGCCCTCCCAGACGGCGAGCAGGGTCACGCCGAAAATGGCGGGCACCAGAAGGCCCACAGCCCGGCGGCCGAGCTTCGTGCGCGGGCTGAGCCGCGACAGCCATTCATTGAGCGCCCAGGCGCCCGCCCAGAAAACCAGCGCGCCCGTGACCGCGACGTTCATGGACGCGCCCCCATGCGGGCCATGACCAGCCGCTGAGCGATGCCGATGGCGGCGACGAGAATAGCGGCAAGGGCGGCAGCCATGAAGAGCGCGGACCAGATCTGCACGGTCTGGCCGTAATAGGAGCCGGCGAGCAGCCGTGCACCGAGACCCGCGACCGCGCCCGTGGGCAACTCGCCCACGATGGCCCCCACGAGGCTGATGGCGACGGCCACCTTCATGGAAGTGAAGAGGAAGGGCAGGGCGGACGGCCAGCGCAGCTTCCAGAAGGTCTGCGGGCCGCTCGCATTGTAGGTGCGCATCAGGTCGAGCTGGATCGCTTCGGGGCTGCGGAAGCCCTTCACCATGCCGACGACCACCGGAAAAAAGGAAAGGTATGTGGAGATCAGCGCCTTGGGCAGGAGGCCGGAAAGGCCGATCGCGTTGAGCACGACGATGATCATCGGCGCCACGGCGAGAATGGGGATCGTCTGGCTGGCGATCACCCACGGCATCACGGATTTGTCCATGGCGCGGTTATGCACGATGCCTATGGCCAGGAGCACGCCGAGCGTGGTGCCGATCGCGAAGCCGAGCAATGTCGAGGAGAGTGTGATCCAGGCGTGTTTCAAAAGGCTGCGGTTGGAGGTCGGGCGGACCTCCACCACCGTCTTCCAGAGTTCGGCCACCACCTGATGCGGCGCGGGCAGCACCGGCCGGTCCTGGGCCATGGTGTCGCGCACCAGATCCGCCGCCGTCCACTGCGTGCCGGCGCGCTCATAGGCGTCGATCTGCCAGGGCGCGTTCAGATAGACCGTGAAGCCGTACCAGACCGCCACGATGGCAGCCACGACGATCAGCACAGGCAGGGTGTTGCCCTGCGTGAGCTTGCGCAGCGCCGCACCGGTCGCGGCGGAGGCGGAGCCCGGCGCGGCTATGCGCGCGGAGGCGGTCATCCATGCCTCCGACAGGACGGTAGAGGGGTTGCTGCACCCCCCTCTGGGCTGCCGGGCATCTCCCTCTCAAGGGGGGCGATTACGCCTTCATCAAGGCCTCGCCTTATTCGGAAACCCAGCAGAGGCGCTGACATCGAAGCGACTGATCTCCCCCCTTGAGGGGGAGATGCCCGGCAGGGCAGAGCGTATGTGGCGCCACGATCAATCATCTCCATGCCCCGCCCTCAGGCCCTCGCGGACGCGATGGGCGATCTCCAGGAATTCCGGCGTGTCGCGGATGTCGAGCGGGCGCTCCTTCGGCAAAGTGGATTCGATCACATCCGTCACGCGACCCGGGCGGGGCGACATGACCACGATGCGTGTCGAGAGATAGACCGCCTCGGGAATCGAGTGCGTGACGAAGCAGATCGTCTTGTTCGTGCGCGCCCATAGCTCCAGCAACTGCTCGTTCAAATGATCGCGCACGATTTCGTCCAGCGCGCCGAAGGGCTCGTCCATCAGGAGAAGGTCGGCGTCGAAGGAAAGCGCGCGGGCGATCGAGGCGCGCTGCTGCATGCCGCCCGAAAGCTGCCAGGGGAACTTGCGCTCGAAGCCGGCGAGGTTGACGAGGTCGAGCGTCCGCGCCACGCGCTCCTTCTGCTCGCCGGCGGAGTAGCCCATGATCTCCAGCGGCAGGGCGACGTTCTTCTCGATGGTGCGCCAGGGAAAGAGCCCCGCGGCCTGGAACACATAGCCATAGGTGCGCGCCTTGCGTGCTTCCTGCGGCGAAAGCCCGCCGACGCGAATTTCGCCCGCCGTCGGCTGCTCCAGATCCGCGATGACGCGCAGGAAGGTCGTCTTGCCGCAGCCGGACGGGCCGATGAAGGAGACGAACTCGCCGCGGCCGACGGTGAGATCCACATTGGACAGGGCCTGGACCGGCCCGTCGCCGGTCTCGAAGATGAGGCTCAGGTTGCGGGCCTCGACGATGTTCTGCGTTGGGTGCACGCACGTTCCCCGAATTTGTTGTTCTTGTGCGTCTGAAGATCAAGGCTTTATGCCGGGATCGGTTCTCCTCGTCCACTCGTTGTCGGCTGCGCCGCAGCCTATTCCACGATTTCCGCCGTCTCCACCACGGCATGGAACAGCACGTCGGCGCCCGCCTGCGCCCATTCCCTGGTGATCTCCTCCGCCTCGTTGTGCGAGAGGCCGTCGACGCAAGGACACATGACCATCGCCGTGGGTGCGACGCGGTTGATCCAGCAGGCGTCGTGCCCCGCGCCGGAAACGATGTTGCGGTGCGTGTAGCCCAGCCGCTCGGCCGCGTCGCGGATCGCCTTCACGCAGGTCTCGTCGAAGGTGACCGGGTCGAAATGGCCGACCTGCTCCACCTCGCAATCGACGTCCATCGCCTCGCAGATGGTCTGAATGCCCTCGCGGATCCGCGCGTCCATCGCATCCAGCACCTTCTTGTCCGGCGAGCGGATGTCGATGGTGAAGACCGTCCTGCCGGGGATGATGTTGCGCGAATTCGGGTAGACTTCCATGTGGCCGACGGCGCCCACCGCATGGGGCTGGTAGTCCATCGCCACCTCGTGCACGAGCTCGATCACGCGGGCCATGCCGAGGCCGGCATTGCGCCGCTTTGGCATGGGCGTGGAGCCGGTATGGCTCTCCTTGCCGTGAATGGTCACCTGCAGCCATTTCAGCCCCTGGCCGTGGGTGACGACGCCGATATCGACGCCCTCGTCCTCGAGGATCGGGCCCTGCTCGATATGCAGTTCGAAGAAGGCCTTCATCTTGCGCTCGCCGACCGGCTCCTCGCCTTTCCAGCCGATGCGCGCCAGCTCGTCGCCGAAGCGCTTTCCTTCCCGGTCCGTCCGGTCGTAGGCCCATTCCAGCTCGTGCACCCCGGCGAAGACGCCGGAGGCGAGCATGGCCGGCGCGAAGCGCGTGCCCTCCTCGTTGGTCCAGTTGGTGACGACGATCGGGTGCTTCGTCCTGATGCCGAGATCGTTCAGCGTGCGCACGACCTCCAGCCCACCGAGCACGCCCAGCACGCCGTCATAGCGGCCGCCCGTCGGTTGGGTGTCGAGATGGGAGCCGACATAGACGGGCAGGGCGTCGGGATCGGTTCCCGGACGCAGCGCGAACATGGTGCCCATGGCGTCGACCGAGACGGTCATGCCCGCCTCCTCGCACCATTTCTTGAAGAGATGACGGCCTTCGCCGTCCTCGTCCGTCAGCGTCTGGCGGTTGTTGCCGCCCGCCACGCCGGGCCCGATCTCCGCCATCTCGTGAATGGACTCCCACAATCGGTCCGCATTGATTCTCAGGTTTTCGCCGGGTGCTGCCATCTGTTCCCCTTGTGGTCTTCTTATGGCTCGGTGCGAAAAAGGCCGGCCCCGAGGGGCCGGCCTTCCTTGATGTGTCAATCGATCGTGTTCAGCACATCCCGCAGGTGGTCGACAATCTCGTCGATCTGCCCCTTGGTGATGATGAGCGGCGGCGAGAGCGCGATGATGTCGCCCGTGGTGCGCATGAGCAGGCCCTTCTCGAACGCGTTCAGGAAGGCGGAGAAGGCGCGCTTGGTGGGCTGGCCGGGGATAGGCTCCAGCTCGATTGCGCCGACGAGACCGATATTGCGGATGTCGATCACGTGCGGCGCATCCTTGAGCGAGTGCAGCGCGTCTTCCCAATGTTGCCCGATCTCCTCGCCGCGCGTGAGGAGACCTTCCTCCCTGTAGGTCTCCAGCGTGGCGATGCCGGCCGCACAGGCGATCGGGTTGCCCGAATAGGTGTAGCCGTGGAAGAACTCGATCATGTGCTCGGGGCCGTTCATGAAGGCGTCGTGGATATCCTTCTTCACGAACACCGCGCCCATGGGGATCACGCCGTTGGTGACGCCCTTGGCCGTCGTCATGATATCCGGCACCACGCCGAAATAGTCAGCGGCAAACGGCGTGCCCAGGCGGCCGAATCCGGTGATCACCTCGTCGAAGATCAACAGGATGCCGTGCTTGTCGCAGATCTCGCGCAGCCGCTTGAGATACCCCTTCGGCGGGATCAGCACGCCCGCCGAGCCCGCCACCGGCTCGACGATCACGGCGGCGATGGTGGAGGCGTCGTGGAGGGCGACGATCCGCTCCAACTCGTTGGCAAGCTCCACCCCGTGCTCCGGCTCGCCGCGGGAGAAGGCGTTCCTGTCGAGCATATGCGTGTGCGGCAGATGGTCGACGCCCGCAAGCAGCGTGCCGAACATTTTTCTGTTGTTGACGATGCCGCCCACGGAAATGCCGCCGAAATTCACACCGTGATAGCCCCGCTCGCGGCCGATGAGGCGCGTGCGGGCGCCGTCGCCCTTCGCGCGGTGATAGGCGAGCGCGATCTTCAGCGCCGTCTCCACCGATTCAGAGCCCGAATTGGTGAAGAAGACGTGGTCCATGCCCGCAGGCGCGACATCGACCAGACGGCTTGCGAATTCGAAAGCGAGGGGATGGCCCATCTGGAAGGCCGGCGCATAGTCGAGCTCGCCGGCCTGATGGCGGATGGCCTCGGTGATCTGCGGCCGGCAGTGGCCGGCATTCA is part of the Chelativorans sp. AA-79 genome and encodes:
- a CDS encoding helix-turn-helix domain-containing protein, with product MPLRSRLHNWEISLHRHEALFQIFILEAGEGELLGEDEPHPFAAPAAIYIAPGAAHGFRYYARNADGLVITTLADRLSPIRAVDPAIAAYLARTQITALAGTGADGALVAPLAARIHDELHRAGPGGDVLLDAMVTELVLRLARAGARAEEAETPAALRNRDRQRMHALSTLLAAHCREHRPVGFYAEKLGVSPAHLNRIARREASASVQELAARHLLKAARRELVFTPTPIQAIAYSLGFQDPAYFNRFFKRQTGITPGAFREMEQRKLAA
- a CDS encoding ABC transporter substrate-binding protein — its product is MKRLMTTMLAGALSLTAFSALAADDVALQLKWVTQAQFAGYYVAKDQGFYEEEDLNVEIKPGGPDIAPVQVLAGGGADVMVDWMPSALAAREKGVPVVNIAQPFARSGLNMVCRKETGIEKPEDFKGKTLGTWFFGNEYPLYSWLAKLGIPRDGSPEGVTIQKIGFNVDPLLQKQADCITAMTYNEYWQIIDAGLTPEDLVVFNYTDEGVATLEDGLYVLEDKLQDPAFVDKMTRFVRASMKGWQWAKENPDEAAMIVLDNDATGAQTEEHQKRMMGEIAKLLGDSPRLDEAAYQQTVESLLQGGSDPVITKEPEGAYTHEITDKL
- a CDS encoding DoxX family protein; this encodes MPGDSLPWVVILARILLGGAFAFAGLRNLTNLPVLTSILAGRGVPLPRVALLAGIAVQIVCGLLVITGVWTVAAAAGLILFLVLATYLFNNFWDHQGIERGNRINGVVSNVALVGAFLLVMAL
- a CDS encoding ABC transporter permease yields the protein MTASARIAAPGSASAATGAALRKLTQGNTLPVLIVVAAIVAVWYGFTVYLNAPWQIDAYERAGTQWTAADLVRDTMAQDRPVLPAPHQVVAELWKTVVEVRPTSNRSLLKHAWITLSSTLLGFAIGTTLGVLLAIGIVHNRAMDKSVMPWVIASQTIPILAVAPMIIVVLNAIGLSGLLPKALISTYLSFFPVVVGMVKGFRSPEAIQLDLMRTYNASGPQTFWKLRWPSALPFLFTSMKVAVAISLVGAIVGELPTGAVAGLGARLLAGSYYGQTVQIWSALFMAAALAAILVAAIGIAQRLVMARMGARP
- the pcaC gene encoding 4-carboxymuconolactone decarboxylase; amino-acid sequence: MSADEKSKRFKEGMATRRSVLGDAWVDRAEANKTEFDVPFQELITEAAWGHVWSRPDWTKRERSMVTIALLAALGQHEELAMHVRATANTGATAEDLREAMLHVAVYAGVPAANHAIKIIKQTLAEMESGEKT
- the pcaH gene encoding protocatechuate 3,4-dioxygenase subunit beta, with the protein product MKNTKPETGGFFQRDRTWHPPAFAPGYKSTVVRSPQRAPVSFGNTLSEITGPVFGRSMLGPLDNDLTLNYAKSGESAIGPRIIVYGRVLDESARPVPNVLVEFWQANAGGRYRHKKDGYLAPLDPNFGGCGRTITDEDGNYHFRTVQPGAYPWPNGINDWRPAHIHFAIFGHGFVQRLITQMYFEGDPMIWQCPIVRTIPDKRAIEGLIAALDMESTVPMDARAYKFDIVLRGRRSTLFENRLEGN
- a CDS encoding BrnA antitoxin family protein, with amino-acid sequence MPKKKHAGSNDWVDLDDAPELTDDYFERADVYEGERLVRRGRPPSENPKKAISLRVDAEVLERFKATGPGWQRRMNAALRKAVGL
- a CDS encoding 3-carboxy-cis,cis-muconate cycloisomerase — encoded protein: MSVSAFDHPILSALVGDEDFATLFSVAAELAAILRFEAALAEAEAEEDLIPAEAAEAISAALKRFKPDIGALNQGVAQDGVVVPALLRQVRETLADEHRVHLHFGGTSQDVIDTALAIRLSEAASLLAARLDTVVETLDALEKRDGGIEVMAHTRMQAAIPITAARKIASWREPLMRHRARLETVRKSVATLTFGGAAGTLEKLGGKGAAVAARLARKLGLNVVAHARHSERDGIADLAAFLSLVTGSLGKMGQDVALMAQSEMGEVKLSTGGGSSAMPHKHNPVKAETLVTLARFNATLLSGMHHALVHENERSGAAWTLEWMLLPQMVVATGAALRTANDLAGGISFVGRRKS
- a CDS encoding ABC transporter permease; this translates as MNVAVTGALVFWAGAWALNEWLSRLSPRTKLGRRAVGLLVPAIFGVTLLAVWEGLVRGLDVPTVLLPPPSMIWARIVGSLPTLWADFRQTFLKAVLIGYALGCGSGFVAAILIDRSPFLKRGLLPLGNFVSALPIVGIAPIMVMWFGFDWPSKAAVVVVMTFFPMLVNTVEGLNASSAIDRDLMRTYAASYWQTLFKLRLPAAAPFIFNALKINSTLALIGAIVAEFFGTPIVGMGFRISTEVGRMNIDMVWAEIAVAALAGSLFYGVVALIERAVTFWHPSVRGG
- a CDS encoding CopG family antitoxin; its protein translation is MKVKAAEFDEAFDAGEDVSDLVDWGASRRPNLETRRVNVDFPAWVVEGLDQQAKKLGVSRQALIKLWIAERLG
- a CDS encoding carboxymuconolactone decarboxylase family protein — protein: MQPRLNFFQASPEIIKAVRTLNQAVDTCGLEKSLLHLVKLRASQINGCSYCVDMHSREAREDGDSEQRVLLVAAWRESPLYSERERAAFAWTEKLTRLSQTAMVEDEEFEEARKHFSEDELVKLSVAIGMINVWNRLCVPFRSIHPVKTESRAAAE
- the pcaG gene encoding protocatechuate 3,4-dioxygenase subunit alpha, with translation MAQTLTRLKETASQTAGPYVHIGLTPNVCEINGVYPEDLGIAMVNEKTRGERITLKMRIFDGTGSVIRDALIEIWQADADGLYNSPSEPRGKADPNFTGWGRQAADGDGVFTFATVKPGRVPFLDGRPQAPHVSLWIAARGINLGLQTRMYFGDEQEANAEDPILTRLEHQNRVPTLIAQRDGDTYSFDIHLQGEKETVFFDV
- a CDS encoding BrnT family toxin; translated protein: MEFEYDPEKSARNRAKHGIDFEEAQALWLDEWLLEVSARTVDEPRYLAIGTLGGKHWTAVFTRRNGRIRLMSVRCSREQEVRHYEDVI